The nucleotide sequence GCACCAGTCGTTTGACGTTGGCTTGGCGCGCCATCTCCGCGACTTCGACCAGGGTGCTGTGAGCACGCGATGGGTTGGCACGGTTGGGGCGTTGCGGTTGATTCGTCGGGCCCAGATTCAGTGGACCGGCGTCCATCACCAACACATCCGCGTCGCGCGCCAGCTCGATCAAGCTCGGGGAAAAACTCAGGTCGCCCGAAATCACGATCGATTTTTCGCCGGCGTCGAAGCGATAAGCAACCGTATGAATCGTATGATTGACCCGCGCGGTTCTCACCGTAAGGCCATACAGGGAGAAATTCTCACCGCCGCTGACTTCGCGCATCGTGACGTTGCGCATGACCTCCCCCGACCCTCCCGTGCGCTGGGCGCGGTAGTCGCTGTCGTCCTTATAAAAGTCCAGCACGAAATCGGTGAAGCGCTTTGTGCCCGGCGGACCGATGATCTGCGCCGCGCCACCCTGCAGGCGGGCTTTTAGCAAGATGGGCACGAACTCCTCGTTGTGATCGAGATGATGGTGCGTGAACAGCAGAGCGCTCAGGTCACGCAGTGAAACGTTGGCTTGTTGGAGACGAAGTTGAGTGTCGCGCCCCATGTCGACCAGCAGTCGAACATTACCATAGCGCACCAGCCCGCTAGGCCCGGCGCGTTCGGCGTTGGCCGGCGGTCCGCCGGTGCCCAGGGTGATGACGCTCAAGTCGTTCGCCGCTATCGGCGCTGCGGCAAAAGCGACACGATATTCCGAGCCAACGGCGGCTGACTGTGCATCAGCCGGAACCCTATCGCCTCCTATTTCCGCCCGTCGAGGCGGTGGCCGCGGCCGTTCCGGGCGAGCGATGGCGCCGCCGCGGAAACAACCCAATGTGTAGGGGAACTCGCGGTTGGCGTGGTAATGATAGACGGTTTTCGTGCCACCGTTGGCGGTTGCCACGGGGCCGATATGGCCATGGCATTCGTCGAGCTTGTCATTGGCGATGTAAACTCCCGCTGCGTCGCGCGGCCCGTAAATGGCGAATCCGTCAAGGGCGTAGCCGATGAGCGGCGAGTGAGCCTTGGAATCGCCCTGGTCGAAGCAAGGTGAAAAATGATGATAGTGGTAGCGGCCATTTCTCTCCGGGTGGCCTTCGCACTCGTCGAAGATCTCATGCGCGACGGCGTCGCGTCCCGGAGCATCGAGGGCATTGAAAAACACCGCGCCGCTCAAGGCGACGCCGATAATGCCCATCGGCAGACAACCGGGAACCGCGGCGATGCGTGGGTTGCTGGGTATCGTGAATTGCACGCCGTAGGCTTGGATGACATTGGGATTGCGATCATAGCGGTACGCTGCCGAAGCGCGGTCGATGGGGAAATTGCCGGTCGCATGATTCGGCAGGCCGTCGCCGGCAAGATTTATCTGCTCCGGCCGCTCGTGGACGTTGAGCTGACCGTTCCAACTTTTTGAACCTTCAACCACCGGTTTCTTGGCGAAATCGATTACCCCGGACGAATCCACCCATGGCCGGTTCAGGGCTTCGCCCATGACTTGGCGATCGCAAGAATAGATCGTATTCCGCGCCGGCTCGGCCAACGAGCGGCGATCCATCGCCCCTTGCGCATAGCGCCCGGAAGCGAGATCGAGCAGTTTCGTCTGCGCGACCGCCAACGCCAAAAGCGCTGGCGTGGCGAATCCGACGATTGTGATAGCAAAAGCGCGGCGAGTGATGCGGCCTGAACGCATGACGGGCTCCCGTTTGGTTAGATTTACCTGACTTTAGACTGCGCCACAAAGAAAATGGTTGACTTGGCTGCAATAGATTTCGATATGGTTAATTAATTGACAGGGGCGCGGGAGCCTGGCCGTTTTCCTCGATAGGACTTCTAAGGAGCGCACAATGGTTCAATGTTCCCAAAACTAACCTTCGGTCCCGACGTCGCCGACTGGCAGGAGCGGCTCAATACCGAGCGCATGCGCACCGAGCTCGACCGAGCGGCGCCTCAAGAAACCGTTCGCGCCTTTCCTGGCCGCTTTCCGGCCGGGCCAACCGCAAGCACAAACCGAATTGACATCTCTTGCGGTCCTGCTACGACTCTGGGTCATCGAAAAGGGCGTTTGAAATTCCTATACGGTTTTCCAACCCGAAAAGAAATTGACATATCCCCTGGTCCTGCGATATGAGTCCGCTCTTAAGAAAAGGGGCTTAAAAATCGTTTCCAGAAACTAAGTTCGCTCATTATGAATCGGGAGGAGTTGCGCAATGATCCAATATTTCGTTAAGGCAAGATTAGCCAACCTTTGCTGCCTTGTTCTTTTGTATTTCGCCGTTGTTCCAAAGACTGGTTTCGCTGCGGCGGCCGAATCCATGGAACAGCTTTATGAGAAAGCCAAGCAAGAAGGAGGCAGGCTCACTCTCTACGCGCCTCTGTCAACGCGCGTGGAGGCAGTGGTGCCACCGGCGTTCATGAAAAGATTTCCCGGGGTGACCGTCAACCACGTCGACAGCACCTCGGATAAGCTGATTGCACGGGTGCTGAGCGAGCGGCGCGGCGGGCGTGTGTTAGCGGATGTCATCAGCGGCGCGCTCACTTACCTACCGCAGATGCTCGAACAAAATTTCCTTGCGCCGCTGACGATCCCCGAGGCCGCGATTTATCCAGCCCAGATGAAGGGCGACTCTTGGGTTGCCACCGATACGCAATATTACATCATTGGCTGGAACACCGGCCTGGTCAAAAAAGGCGAAGAGCCTAAAAGCTTCGAGGATTTGACGCACTCGCGGTGGAAGGGCAACCTGATGGGCGAGCCGCGCGATTTTCAGCTCCTGGTGGGCTTCGCCAAGGTGAGATACAAGAACGATGAACGGGCTGTCGAGCTTTTCAGAAAGATCGCCGCCAACGAGGTGGAATTTCACCGTGGCCATTCCCAACTGGCGGAGTTTCTGGTCGCGGGACAGCGCCCGGTTTGCTTCACCTGTTATTCGCATCATTTTCCGGCGCGCGTTAAGCAAGGCGCGCCGATCCTGCCGTTGATGACCGAAGGCGTCGGTGAAATTGGCGGCTCGGTGGCTATCCTCAAGGGCGCACCCAATCCGAACGCGGCGATGCTCTGGGCGCGCTGGGTGATCAGCGAGGAAGGCCAGCGAATGTACGCCCAAGCGGGAGAGACTCCCGCCCATCCGAAGGTCGAGCCGCTCGAAAAGGTCCGGCCGGACAAGCCCTACATGCTATCGGTAGGGGATATCAAAGAATTCCCGAAGTACGAGAAACTTTGGAAGGAAATCTTCCAAATCCGCTGAGGAGGATGCGTGCAAGGGAGGAGATTGGGGAACTCAAATCGTACTGGGCGGTGCCGCGCCCGCGGCTGCATCTGATTCGGTTTCATGAGGTGCTGGCGCCCAACGCCAAGTTGCGCCGTCAAATCGTTCCCGCTCCGGTTGAGCCTCCCAGTGAAGTTTCAACCGCTGAGGCCCCTGCGCAGAAAACCACGCGGCGCGTCTTCGACCTTGACGTGGAACACTGCCCCAACTGCGGCGGCAGCTTGAAGATCATCGCCTGTCCTGAGCCCAGTCGAAGGGCCGCCATCGAAGATCCGCCGATGATTGAGAAGATTTTCAGCCATCTGGGTCTGCCAACCCGCGCCCCGCCGCGCGCGCCGGCTCGTCGAGCCACATTCCGGCCGAGTCAACCGCTACGCCAGCGGGTTTTTCCATCAGGCACAAACCCAATTGACATCTCTTGTGGTCCTGCGCTATGGCTCTGGCTTATAGGAAAAGCGCGTTTAAAATTCCTATACGGAACAACGAGTAAACTGTCGTGGTTATCCGGGTTCCATGCGGTGCCGCGGCGCCGCGAGCTAAGAATAACGCTGGCAAAATACTCAAGTTTATCGTATCGACCGACATGGCAGAACGCGTATTGTTCCCGAGAGACCGCAGGAGGATTCAACTGTGAAACTGCACCGACTGGGCGGTTCGTTCCTTGGTGGCGTAATCATTTACATTGCCGGCTGCGCCACGCAGCCTGAGTTGACACCGCGCCAAGCTCCCGAGACGCCCCAAATCGCTCAGGGACGCGCACTGTTCAATGACGTCAAACTCTCCGGTGACGGCAAATGGTCCTGCGCCTCTTGCCACCCCAACCATGGTCACACCAACAACAAGACCTATATCGGTCTTGACGTCGTCGCCGACGGCAATCCCCAAGGCCGGAGTACGCCGACTTTGTGGGGCGCGGGTACTAGACAAGCGTTTTCATGGGCCGGCACGGCGCCGAGCCTGCAAGCGAACATGCGCGCTATTATCGTCAACCGGATGAAGGGCCCCGAGCCCAGCTCCCAAGCACTGGCCGCGCTTGAAGCCTATGTCCGGGCGCTTGGCTATCCGGTAAACCCCTACTTGAACGATGACGGCACACCGACAGCCGCCGCCCCAGCGGCGGCAAAACGCGGCCACGCGGTTTTCACTAGAGCCGGCTGCCAAGCTTGCCATCTGCCGCCGACCTTCGACAAAAAGGAGGTCGAGGATGTTTTCTCGGGCGGTAAGTTCAAGGTGCCGTCGCTGCGCGCCGTTTCCCACACCGCGCCCTACTTCCACGATGGGCGCTTTGCGACGCTAGAGGAAACCGTCCGCTATATGTGGAGCTACGTGCAGAAGGCCGGCACCACGGAGTCGCTGAGCGACGCCGACCTGCGTGACCTGGTGGAATACCTGCGGATATTGTGAGGCGGTCGTCAAAGGTTTTACGGCAAGTCCTCTCGTTTCTGCCCACGCGAATTTTCAAACCCGGCTATTTCGCGGAGTGCTGAACCGTTTCCCGCTCTAGCCTAAACACGATATTGCGGCCAAACCAGGACGTCATCGATCATGGCGAAAGATTTTGTCGGCACTAAACGCTGGCTCCGACCGGCGACCCCGTGTGAAACCTTCATGGACAAGCAGAAGCTGCCAATCCATCGCGGCACCATCGCCTTCTCGGATATCGGCAATCTGACGCTGGCCGGCTGGCCGGAAATGCTAAGGGGTCAGCCTTTATATCACTACTTTCTTAGTTCTCAAGTAGGCTCCCGCCCTCAACTATCCCGCGTGGCGAGTTGCCGAACAGAATGCTCGACGCGACTTATCGCGCTCGATATTGTTCGCCTCGCAATCAATTGCACTGTGAAAAATTCCTTCGAGCCAGTTGTCGCACTTGATAGCGTGGCAGAGTGCCCGGGAAACAATCGCGGTCGACTGACATATGGCCGGACCAAACGTACATTTGTTATGATTT is from Deltaproteobacteria bacterium and encodes:
- a CDS encoding c-type cytochrome, encoding MDRHGRTRIVPERPQEDSTVKLHRLGGSFLGGVIIYIAGCATQPELTPRQAPETPQIAQGRALFNDVKLSGDGKWSCASCHPNHGHTNNKTYIGLDVVADGNPQGRSTPTLWGAGTRQAFSWAGTAPSLQANMRAIIVNRMKGPEPSSQALAALEAYVRALGYPVNPYLNDDGTPTAAAPAAAKRGHAVFTRAGCQACHLPPTFDKKEVEDVFSGGKFKVPSLRAVSHTAPYFHDGRFATLEETVRYMWSYVQKAGTTESLSDADLRDLVEYLRIL
- a CDS encoding extracellular solute-binding protein gives rise to the protein MIQYFVKARLANLCCLVLLYFAVVPKTGFAAAAESMEQLYEKAKQEGGRLTLYAPLSTRVEAVVPPAFMKRFPGVTVNHVDSTSDKLIARVLSERRGGRVLADVISGALTYLPQMLEQNFLAPLTIPEAAIYPAQMKGDSWVATDTQYYIIGWNTGLVKKGEEPKSFEDLTHSRWKGNLMGEPRDFQLLVGFAKVRYKNDERAVELFRKIAANEVEFHRGHSQLAEFLVAGQRPVCFTCYSHHFPARVKQGAPILPLMTEGVGEIGGSVAILKGAPNPNAAMLWARWVISEEGQRMYAQAGETPAHPKVEPLEKVRPDKPYMLSVGDIKEFPKYEKLWKEIFQIR
- a CDS encoding YHYH protein, producing MRSGRITRRAFAITIVGFATPALLALAVAQTKLLDLASGRYAQGAMDRRSLAEPARNTIYSCDRQVMGEALNRPWVDSSGVIDFAKKPVVEGSKSWNGQLNVHERPEQINLAGDGLPNHATGNFPIDRASAAYRYDRNPNVIQAYGVQFTIPSNPRIAAVPGCLPMGIIGVALSGAVFFNALDAPGRDAVAHEIFDECEGHPERNGRYHYHHFSPCFDQGDSKAHSPLIGYALDGFAIYGPRDAAGVYIANDKLDECHGHIGPVATANGGTKTVYHYHANREFPYTLGCFRGGAIARPERPRPPPRRAEIGGDRVPADAQSAAVGSEYRVAFAAAPIAANDLSVITLGTGGPPANAERAGPSGLVRYGNVRLLVDMGRDTQLRLQQANVSLRDLSALLFTHHHLDHNEEFVPILLKARLQGGAAQIIGPPGTKRFTDFVLDFYKDDSDYRAQRTGGSGEVMRNVTMREVSGGENFSLYGLTVRTARVNHTIHTVAYRFDAGEKSIVISGDLSFSPSLIELARDADVLVMDAGPLNLGPTNQPQRPNRANPSRAHSTLVEVAEMARQANVKRLVLTHFANARFSETLSRGQIAEIFKGEVIFAKDLLEVSP